The proteins below are encoded in one region of Rhododendron vialii isolate Sample 1 chromosome 7a, ASM3025357v1:
- the LOC131334084 gene encoding uncharacterized protein LOC131334084: protein MVTRAWPNGMLSEHHRGMLCNQCLAGSGWSYSNSETHSKCSQEDIICAKHLNSKWGSSSVAIGDPMLFPYNIQLEKLNAYKRWTVNDIGISAGDVYAAVECPSVFGLRYGWFSELCPKTVAVPSRSTHLGNGFQAKERGCSTILKLVDIRKEEVLDFKPTNLSKLANATLTTNICIQMSQHVIGIAREVNAEGF, encoded by the exons ATGGTTACACGAG CATGGCCCAATGGAATGCTTTCTGAACACCATAGAGGCATGTTGTGCAATCAGTGTCTAGCTGGATCTG GATGGTCATATTCCAATTCTGAAACTCACTCTAAGTGTTCGCAGGAAGATATCATCTGTGCTAAGCACCTGAATAGCAAATGGGGAAGCTCAAGTGTTGCTATAGGGGATCCCATGCTTTTCCCATACAATATTCAATTGGAGAAATTAAATGCATACAAACGATGGACAGTGAATGACATTGGCATTAGTGCAGGCGATGTATATGCAGCTGTAGAATGTCCCTCTGTTTTTGGCTTAAG GTATGGGTGGTTCTCCGAACTTTGCCCCAAAACAGTTGCAGTACCTTCTAGATCTACTCACTTAGGGAATGGCTTTCAGGCGAAAGAGAGAGGTTGCAGTACAATTTTAAAGCTTGTAGATATTAGAAAGGAAGAAGTTTTAGATTTCAAGCCAACCAATCTAAGTAAACTGGCAAATGCAACTCTTACTACAAATATATGCATTCAGATGTCCCA ACACGTAATAGGGATAGCAAGAGAAGTGAATGCAGAGGGATTTTAA